A part of Streptomyces sp. NBC_01235 genomic DNA contains:
- a CDS encoding D-alanyl-D-alanine carboxypeptidase family protein, with product MHASSRLSPRLSRRSLLALTAVAPLTAPVTAPPLTDGVQVDGGGALPGKLTARAWLLADHDSGEVLASYRAHLRLAPASTLKMLFADTLLGKFERTERYTVTDADLAGIPSGSSLVGVKAGITYTVEQLWQGVFLRSGNDAVQVLARMNGGVAKTVAEMQARAADLQALDTQVVSPDGYDHKGQLSSAYDLALFARHGLKNADFRAYCGTRNARFPAGGGRTFSIENTDRLLSGTYGVTPYPGLIGVKNGYTSNAGNTFTGAATRAGRTLVVTVLHPRSGHNAVYEETAALLDWGFGQGSSARAVGTLPEALSEGGTRVSSSGESPHAGAQASSADGGRGGPGGWGVLGGAGGVVALVAGGAYALRRRRARATRRAQELPPAETSAETSAEASSE from the coding sequence GTGCACGCATCCTCGCGCCTGTCCCCGCGTCTGTCCCGGCGTTCCCTGCTGGCCCTCACGGCCGTCGCGCCGCTGACCGCACCGGTGACCGCCCCGCCGCTCACCGACGGCGTCCAGGTGGACGGGGGCGGCGCCCTGCCGGGGAAGCTGACCGCCCGGGCCTGGCTGCTCGCCGACCACGACAGCGGCGAGGTGCTCGCCTCCTACCGCGCCCACCTGCGGCTCGCGCCCGCCTCCACGCTGAAGATGCTGTTCGCGGACACCCTGCTGGGCAAGTTCGAGCGCACCGAGCGGTACACCGTGACCGACGCGGACCTGGCCGGCATTCCGTCAGGTTCCAGCCTCGTCGGCGTCAAGGCCGGGATCACGTACACCGTCGAGCAGTTGTGGCAGGGCGTGTTCCTGCGCTCGGGCAACGACGCCGTGCAGGTGCTCGCCCGGATGAACGGCGGGGTCGCGAAGACGGTCGCCGAGATGCAGGCGAGGGCGGCCGACCTCCAGGCACTGGACACCCAGGTCGTCAGCCCCGACGGCTACGACCACAAGGGCCAGCTGTCCTCCGCGTACGACCTCGCCCTGTTCGCCCGGCACGGCCTGAAGAACGCCGACTTCCGCGCCTACTGCGGCACACGGAACGCCCGCTTTCCGGCCGGCGGCGGCAGGACCTTTTCGATCGAGAACACCGACCGGCTGCTGTCGGGCACGTACGGGGTGACACCGTATCCGGGGCTGATCGGCGTGAAGAACGGCTACACAAGCAACGCCGGAAACACGTTCACCGGCGCCGCGACCCGCGCCGGCCGCACCCTCGTCGTCACCGTGCTGCATCCCCGCAGCGGCCACAACGCCGTCTACGAGGAGACGGCCGCGCTGCTCGACTGGGGCTTCGGGCAAGGGAGTTCGGCACGCGCGGTGGGGACGCTGCCCGAGGCGTTGAGCGAGGGCGGGACGAGGGTGTCGTCCTCCGGCGAGTCGCCGCACGCAGGGGCGCAGGCCTCGTCGGCCGACGGCGGCCGAGGCGGCCCGGGCGGCTGGGGTGTGCTCGGCGGCGCCGGGGGAGTGGTGGCGCTGGTGGCGGGCGGGGCGTACGCGCTGCGCAGGCGTCGCGCCCGTGCCACCCGTCGCGCCCAGGAGCTGCCACCTGCGGAGACATCCGCGGAGACATCCGCGGAGGCTTCCTCGGAGTGA
- a CDS encoding ABC transporter permease, protein MFGIYLKRELGRRKKAALVIALGLALGIALVITVNSVSAGMTQAQDKVLQSLYGLGTDMTVTKARTAPTGTSSGGPRFEFDAKGQDDDDSTTQSSDRVMTQGGQALKSSLVAQVTKQKGVAAAVGALTLNVTKVDGSFTQGKAQSSTSGSSGNSGQGGGPGGGSGGGSTAAPQVQGGGASFDVNSYSVAGVDVTDQDLGPLASSKITSGVTFTAAQTDAKVAVVSKSYAKENSYKVGSTLTISGTKYKVIGIATPDSSDAGTDVYLPLKQAQTLADAADQVTTIYVKATDSKQIDTVKATIQKNISGTTVTTSADLAETVSGSLSTASNLATSVGKWLSIAVLAAAFLVAALLTSSAVSRRVREFGTLKALGWPSRRVTRQVVGESMVNGLLGGALGIGLGLAAAYAVTAISPKLTAELGNTGGGGMGGGPGGGGGPGGQSASNTMEIALSAPVSVTTIALAVGLAVAGGLIAGAMGGWRASRMRPADALRSVS, encoded by the coding sequence ATGTTTGGCATCTATCTCAAGCGCGAACTGGGCCGGCGCAAGAAGGCGGCCCTGGTCATCGCACTGGGTCTGGCGCTCGGAATCGCGCTGGTCATCACCGTCAACTCGGTGTCGGCCGGCATGACTCAGGCTCAGGACAAGGTCCTGCAGTCGCTGTACGGCCTCGGCACCGACATGACCGTCACCAAGGCCCGCACGGCGCCCACGGGCACCAGTTCCGGTGGCCCGAGATTCGAGTTCGACGCGAAGGGCCAGGACGACGACGACTCGACGACGCAGAGCTCGGACCGGGTGATGACTCAGGGGGGCCAGGCCCTGAAGTCCTCGCTCGTCGCGCAGGTCACGAAACAGAAGGGCGTGGCCGCGGCCGTCGGCGCCCTCACCCTGAACGTCACCAAGGTCGACGGTTCCTTCACCCAGGGCAAGGCGCAGAGCTCGACCAGCGGAAGCAGCGGGAACAGCGGCCAGGGCGGCGGTCCCGGCGGCGGGAGCGGCGGCGGATCCACCGCGGCGCCCCAGGTGCAGGGCGGCGGCGCCTCGTTCGACGTCAACTCGTACTCCGTGGCCGGCGTCGACGTCACCGACCAGGACCTCGGCCCGCTGGCAAGTTCGAAGATCACCTCGGGCGTGACGTTCACCGCGGCGCAGACCGACGCCAAGGTCGCGGTCGTCAGCAAGTCGTACGCCAAGGAGAACTCGTACAAGGTCGGCTCGACCCTGACGATCTCCGGGACGAAGTACAAGGTCATCGGCATCGCGACGCCCGACAGCAGCGACGCCGGCACGGACGTCTACCTGCCGCTGAAGCAGGCGCAGACCCTCGCCGACGCGGCGGACCAGGTCACCACGATCTACGTCAAGGCGACCGACTCCAAGCAGATCGACACCGTCAAGGCGACGATCCAGAAGAACATCTCCGGTACGACGGTCACCACCTCCGCCGATCTGGCCGAGACGGTCTCCGGCTCCCTCTCCACCGCCTCCAACCTGGCGACCAGCGTCGGCAAGTGGCTCTCGATCGCGGTGCTCGCCGCCGCGTTCCTGGTGGCCGCGCTGCTCACCTCCTCGGCCGTGTCCCGCCGGGTGCGTGAGTTCGGCACCCTCAAGGCGCTCGGCTGGCCGAGTCGCCGGGTGACCCGGCAGGTCGTCGGCGAGTCCATGGTCAACGGTCTGCTCGGCGGCGCCCTCGGCATCGGTCTGGGCCTGGCGGCCGCGTACGCGGTGACCGCGATCAGCCCGAAGCTGACGGCGGAACTCGGCAACACCGGCGGTGGCGGCATGGGCGGCGGTCCCGGCGGTGGCGGTGGCCCCGGCGGACAGTCGGCGTCGAACACGATGGAGATCGCCCTGTCGGCCCCCGTCTCCGTCACCACGATCGCGCTCGCGGTGGGCCTGGCGGTCGCCGGCGGTCTGATCGCCGGCGCGATGGGCGGCTGGCGCGCCTCCCGGATGCGCCCGGCGGACGCCCTGCGCAGCGTCTCCTGA
- a CDS encoding ABC transporter ATP-binding protein codes for MYNLTGVTKRYTRGKETVEALRGIDLTIADGDQLVIQGPTGGGKSTLLQMIGGLDRPTEGSVELDGVDLARISEAKLTRMRAEKIGIIFQSFNLIPTLTAQENVETALVPLGVKPAERRERAAEALRSVGLGERLAHAPSELSGGQQQRVAIARALVKKPKVLLADEPTGNLDEGTRDDIMGLLEGLWHEYGLTFIMVTHDSSIARRAPRLATIKAGRITLTEQAVARSS; via the coding sequence ATGTACAACCTCACCGGCGTCACCAAGCGCTACACGCGCGGCAAGGAGACGGTCGAGGCGCTGCGCGGCATCGACCTGACGATCGCGGACGGCGACCAGCTCGTCATCCAGGGCCCCACGGGCGGCGGCAAGTCGACGCTGCTGCAGATGATCGGCGGCCTGGACCGCCCGACCGAGGGCAGCGTCGAACTGGACGGCGTCGACCTCGCGCGCATCAGCGAGGCGAAGCTGACCCGGATGCGCGCCGAGAAGATCGGCATCATCTTCCAGTCGTTCAACCTCATCCCGACGCTCACCGCGCAGGAGAACGTCGAAACGGCGCTCGTCCCGCTCGGCGTGAAGCCAGCGGAACGGCGTGAGCGGGCGGCGGAGGCGCTGCGTTCGGTGGGCCTGGGCGAGCGCCTCGCCCACGCCCCCTCGGAGCTCTCCGGCGGCCAGCAGCAGCGCGTGGCGATCGCCCGCGCGCTGGTCAAGAAGCCCAAGGTGCTTCTCGCCGACGAGCCCACCGGCAACCTCGACGAGGGCACCCGCGACGACATCATGGGCCTGCTGGAGGGCCTGTGGCACGAGTACGGGCTGACGTTCATCATGGTCACCCACGACTCGTCGATCGCCCGCCGCGCCCCACGCCTGGCCACCATCAAGGCGGGCCGGATCACGCTGACGGAACAGGCGGTGGCCCGCTCCTCGTGA
- a CDS encoding nuclear transport factor 2 family protein — MSIQTAKLSDPAVRAFVTAVNARDEEAFRGLLTPGATMSDDGSDRDLVQWIDREIFSSHGHMDVTKEMAGGRALIADYRNDTWGEMRTKWSFTVEDDGRISRFETGQA, encoded by the coding sequence ATGTCGATTCAGACAGCCAAACTCAGCGATCCGGCCGTCCGCGCCTTCGTCACCGCCGTCAACGCCCGTGACGAGGAGGCCTTCCGCGGCCTTCTCACCCCCGGCGCGACCATGTCGGACGACGGCTCCGACCGTGACCTCGTCCAGTGGATCGACCGGGAGATCTTCTCCTCCCACGGCCATATGGACGTCACCAAGGAGATGGCCGGCGGCCGGGCCCTCATCGCCGACTACCGCAACGACACCTGGGGCGAGATGCGCACCAAGTGGAGTTTCACCGTCGAGGACGACGGGCGGATCTCCCGGTTCGAGACCGGGCAGGCGTAG